ttgaattaaaaatagtacATAGACAAAAAGATCCagagtttataaaaattttaaataatattagaatagGAAGAGTTACAGAAAGTATTTCTAATATTCTTAAGGCCACTGCAAAACAAAAGATCGAAAGTAATGGAATTCTGGCAACTAGATTGTGTTCTCATATAAATGAAGCTGATGAAATCAATAACTTTCAATTGAATGAATTAAAAGGAGCTACTAAAATTTATACAGCACAAGATTCTGATGAAATGATGAGCAAAGCATTAGATCAACAATTGCCTGTACCTGGCAAATTAACTTTAAAAATTGGTGCTCAAGTTAtgttagtaaaaaatattaatatttcaaatggtTTAGTGAATGGAGCTAGAGGAATAGTTACTAAGTTTGTAGATGATTTACCAGTAATTCAACTTAGATcaggaaatatttatcataccaaaatagaaaaatggtCTATAAGAACTGCATCGGGTGTTACTGTGCATAGAAAACAAATTCCATTAAAATTGGCATGGGCTTTTTCCATACATAAAAGTCAAGGTTTAACTTTAGATTGTGTTGAAATGTGTCTCTCTAGAGTTTTTGACGCTGGTCAATCTTATGTTGCTCTGTCAAGAGCACAAAGTTTGCAATCATTACGCATTTTAGATTTTAACAGTCAGCAAGTATGGGCTAATACTACTGtacttgaattttataaaaaatttagaagAAATTTACATGAAACGGAAATGATTcctataggaaaaaaaaagctaaaaTTAGTAAGTAAtgttatatgaataaaatattttaataaatagacTAAAAACTActtaataatttgataaatattataagatataatgtttagatattaaaaagataaaatgaaatgaatgagaaataagaagtatatttttgtagtaaaaaaaatattttgaaaacagTATTTTGACAGATCTCataatctttccttttattaaagaaagtaaaagtttATGTTTAATTCTAAGCACTTGATCATAACAACAAGGCATAGATGtccttcaatattttatacaaatattacaatGCAAGCAATAGcacaatgaaatttaataatcatcTACTGTGATTTCTATCGGCGGTATATAACGCCACGTATGTCCAGCATTTATGAGTTCTGAACATAATGTTGGAGTATTTGGTGTTGTTTCTTTACTACTGCATtgaatatctattttatactGGCCAGCGGTAAAAAATACTACTCGACACTCGTGATATGCTCTCCCATATTCCTGTAactaatgtaaataattttgaattaaatgttttttcatagtattataaaaacgataaatatatagaaatgtgatattagatgatatatatatatatatatgttgatatataattaaaagatgtATGTCCAAATATTTACTTACAGCTGGAAGCATCACTTTATTTGCACCAGCAATGGACAATCTTGTATCTagttgataattattaactcCATTATGATGATCTTGatagaaatttatagataatataagaTCACTGAGAGGATGTTCTAATGCATTACATACACCTATTCCAATACTAACACATTCGCCCAAATTACATGTTAATTCGTCTTGAGCCTTTACCATTGTATCATTTATTGTTACTTCTGTAAAACAAttcaatgtaaatatattttttatatttacactacaaataaattatgtaaggtaatatttaaacatacCCCATTGTAAAGGACTCATTCTAACAAGATCCAACATATCTTGAGTAAGAGTAATGCCAGAAAGAGTTGCTTTTCCAGTAGATTCGGTACCTAATAATTGCCAACGTAAATCTACTAACGAAGCAATATGCTCAGCACAAACTTTTTGAAGCTCTCCAACATCTCCTCCTCCGTTTAACTAAAAACAaaggattaataaaataagtgataaataaacagataataaataagtaaatataagaaataataccATGGATAATTTATTAAGTGGACATCTATCTACTGGGACTGGTATTCTACATGGTTCTTTGCcttccatatatatacacttgcTTTGAGTATAATGTAGCTCCATTTCATGATTCGTCATATTTGTAACGTCCAATACAAGATAAAATTGAGATGACCtagacattattttttataacgaagtattagattgaataaaaaaaaatatataatatttatgattattcattttatttacgttTCTGCTGGTAACACATCCCAATTTGTAATATGTATACTAGGTAACATTTCAACTGTTATAAAAACAGATGAAATTCTACAATAGCCTGCTGCTAAGCCAGAACCGccagaatattttattttcaattgtcCTTCAATAATATTTGAGTTATGCAATGGCACTGCAAGTTTAGACAATCGTGTACTCGCTAAAGAGGAATGACCAGAGTGAGAACTCAAACCAGATCTAAAGGAAGAAGTTAGTTCAGATTGTCTTTTAGTATGATGAGATGGAGAACTTAATCTAGATGGTAGTGAACTGTGTCCTGAATGTGATAATAAACTACTTGGTTGACTGAGATAACTACTGCTATTGATATCtgaaaagtatatacatatataaattaacaaatagtTGTTCTATCTTCTTATTAacacgtataaaaaatattaccatTTCTAGATACAGGTGCAATAAAGTCTGTGGCAGCATATAGGTATAATGTAAGACTTGCACTAGTACGAGGTTGCAAGGGCAATTGGGTCATTAAATTTTCATCActccatttaaatatttttccttctgtGACTGTATCTAAAGTAGATTGTACTGACAATTCTATCATTTCAATAGGAACTTGGCCTAcatttgttattgttatagtACATTCAGCACTGAAAAGGATCATATAAGATTATACTTTTAGTTTAAAGAAATCtagatattttcaaaaaacgaACCTTTCCCCTCCATATAATGATATACTAGCACTCGTAACGATATTTTCACCGGAGCTGAAACTCGCAGTTTGAGGTAAACTCGTGGCAACGTCTAATCTTGGTAAAGCTGGAATTACCTCAATAGTATACTGAGGATGTATCATTCCTTCCATATGCCTTAATCTACAATTGGACTTAACTCCTAACGTGTGTGTACTGAAACCAAGAATTTCTAAATCTCCAATTTCTTTAGGTCGACCAGCTAAAGTAACTGCTATAGGTCCAGATTCAGCAGGAAGTGTAATACTTTCTGGTATTGATTCAAATACAACACCATTAGTGAGAAGTCTCATATTAGACACATGCAATTCAAATGGTAATGGATTTATAAATTGCATTGATACTTCACAGATATCTCCTTCGACCCATAAgtaatctataatataataagctCCATGTAATTAATGATAGATGGATCATATGTCCAAAGGTATTTGTTCAATGTAAGCTATGGATTACAGTACCCATTTTACTTTTGGACATAGTTTTACGTTCTAATGAACCAAAGTTAATAGgtgtaaataaaaatgggCCATGATCTTCTTTGACTCGTTCGATTTTTTGCGGCTGCAAATGTGGTTGTAAATTTttcagagaaaaatattttgtttttggtatatttattaaattagcTGGTGGTATGACTGTTCCAGAATCTAAGACctattagaaacaaaaaatatagttttattatagaatgtatttatatagtacATTTGTTTAACTTACAAGGGGAACAGGAGCACCTTCACATTGTTGAGATACAGTTTGAAGTTGTAAAGCAGTTTCTTTACGCTCGGCAGGAGTTAAATGATTGTACATTGTTTGAAGTAAAAACGTCAAATGTCTTGTAGCTAATGCTGGATTACCCATACGATTTGCAGTAGCAACAAGTTCGTTTATAACATGTATTTGAATAACAGGCCAACCTCTATGTccatctatataaaaaatataattataattaaagaaaaatttctaagaaataagagaaatctACAGTATTTATTACCTGCAGGCATATCGATAGGATctaaagataatttaaaacCAGAAGTAGCTTGTAACATTAAATTATAACATTGTTGCCAATCTGGGCTAGGATTGTTTTGAGAAACATGGCGGGTAGCAGCTAATCGTAAACAAAATGCCGCTTTTCTTATAAAACCAAAACTTGTATATAAATCTGATAATGTagtaaaacgatcgatctaaaataaatatagaaaaaatatgtatatatatttaataaaaaattgttatgttATAAAtctcaaatttataatttgtaataaaaaatttctcgataCCTTTTCTTGTTCACTCAAAgttaaattgataaatataacattGTTTAAGTAAGATGCAGCCTGCAAGGTACAATTCTGTTCTATTGATATCCTTGTTGCTTTAAAGCTAGCTTCTGTTTCTATTATACCCGCATACTGATATTTACTATAATGAACAATAGCTTCacgatattttttagaaatttcctcaggtaataaaatatgtgGCATATTTGTTTTTACTACGTCGATAGTTGGTGGTGATGGTAATACAGCAACAGCTTGAGAACCTcgtctaaaaatatataatttataaataaataatatataaatatgaaattctaagttgctataaaaaatataaatattataaattatacatacctTTGCTTACCTGGACTTCCTTCTTGAAGAGAAGAatttctttgtaatggaaGATTTCTACACATATTAGGATACAAAACTAAAACAGAAGCAGCACATAATCCTTCATAAGCTGCACCAAGCCATAACCAATCATTAACGGCTTGCAACACATTAGCTGCtgaattataatgatataacgCTTCAGCTGGCAACCCGGCTTGAAGGCACAAATCTCCCAAATGTTTTGTCATACGTCCCACAcatctttttctattgttcCTAGATTCAAGGTCTAAGCCTATGaagtcttttttttcaaatggtgctaaaagaagagacacacgatctattttttctctagaTCGTTCTAATCTTTTAGACTCTAAAATCCAAAATAGCGAATGAAGACATTCCACAATATATGTTTCAAGATCAGAACAGGATTCATCTGTATAAAAAACAGCTTGTGTTTTAAAATTAGAAGGAGTACTAAATGACTCTGGTGGATCACGAGGGTTATTTGATTCTAATGGTCCAAATAGAATTGCTCGAGAATCATACAATGTGGCactatattttacttttaaggTTTCATGAAGTCTGCATAGTTCATTCAATTCTGTTTGATTATCGTACTTGCCAAATGTAATCAAACCCAAAAGTCTTCTATGTGTTTGAAATTCTCCCCAGTCATTATTTTCCACAGGATGTTCTTTGACGAATCGAGCAAGTATTTCTCGTGTATTACCAGAGGAATCTCTTACAGTAAATCTACTCCCTGCCTTGATAATACGTTCAAATAATCTGGAAactgttttttgttttatctggGTACCAATCGGTCTTAAAAGTAAAAGCAGTGCCGCGTGATCATGAGCGGTTTGCTCGTAATCAGGGTGAGACATCTTATTGTCGGGTACTGGACTCGACAAGATAACACTAATAGCCGAGCGCATTTATGTGTCACTCAGTATATAAGGGTACTTATGTTAAGTACCTTAGGCGAACGTCAacattgttctttttatataattggaATGAGTTCTTATGAAAAACTTTACTTCGAAATGCATCagaatcataataatattagatacTTAATACAGTTTATTATATGAAACGTATGTGATTGTAAGACACAAGAATGACAAGTATCAATGCATCTTGTTACTgccattttgaaaataagaaatgcgCACGCGCAATTATCGTGTAATCAGCTGAgctgaattaaaaaaaaaaaaatggcatCCGATTAATTCTCGCTTAGATCTCATAATCTTTCTTCGGTTCTATTATTAACATATGTTAACAATCTTcattatcaattataattaacaggttagaatatataataatgaagtaattgatcatttaatttattactttttgtcTTAACATTTACAatgtttacatatttttatttttatatacgtaactAAATAGTgaaattctattataaaatgtgGCACAAAAGGGAATAACAATATGCTAATATACTGTATATATGACATTTTTCTACATAAGATATAGACtgtatatttaacaaatttatgtataatagaaataacacCATACTAACATTGGCAATAAAGAAGagtattgtaaaaaaatatgtatatcatatagACATTGGATCTATAGACATATGGGTATTTAAGTTCTCTCATGCAACAATAATAGAATAACATGagcaattttctatatatagttCATATCTAACTATATTAAGCACTAAGCCAATTTaaattgttgtttttattaaatatttgactttttcttctattgttGTCTCTATAAAATAACAgtcttttaatgaaaaatatcattgataaaCATAAATGAATGCAGCATTATATACCatctaattttaaaatataaatgtgtatagcAATCTTTATTGCTATTGTATCTTTTATGTTTTAAACAGTacataaacaataaatatataataaaataatcaaagtaTTCAACAGTTACGgaacaaaatacaaataaaaaataccttcttacattatgtatacatattaaatgAAAGTGCTATTATCACATgatgtaaaaatattgaaattaaaaatttttatgtgcGTTGTTAATATcttgcttatttttttcttttatatctaaaaatcactcaacatatacatatactaataagaattaatatgTTATGTGTGCTGCATCAGTACTGTGTAATAACATTTTGTGCAATAGTggaatatttatagaatactTATCATAAATGTTATGACAATATTAAGATTATCTTGATATATGTAGTTtctcattataaaatatagaa
This window of the Vespula vulgaris chromosome 1, iyVesVulg1.1, whole genome shotgun sequence genome carries:
- the LOC127063800 gene encoding protein brunelleschi produces the protein MRSAISVILSSPVPDNKMSHPDYEQTAHDHAALLLLLRPIGTQIKQKTVSRLFERIIKAGSRFTVRDSSGNTREILARFVKEHPVENNDWGEFQTHRRLLGLITFGKYDNQTELNELCRLHETLKVKYSATLYDSRAILFGPLESNNPRDPPESFSTPSNFKTQAVFYTDESCSDLETYIVECLHSLFWILESKRLERSREKIDRVSLLLAPFEKKDFIGLDLESRNNRKRCVGRMTKHLGDLCLQAGLPAEALYHYNSAANVLQAVNDWLWLGAAYEGLCAASVLVLYPNMCRNLPLQRNSSLQEGSPGKQRRGSQAVAVLPSPPTIDVVKTNMPHILLPEEISKKYREAIVHYSKYQYAGIIETEASFKATRISIEQNCTLQAASYLNNVIFINLTLSEQEKIDRFTTLSDLYTSFGFIRKAAFCLRLAATRHVSQNNPSPDWQQCYNLMLQATSGFKLSLDPIDMPADGHRGWPVIQIHVINELVATANRMGNPALATRHLTFLLQTMYNHLTPAERKETALQLQTVSQQCEGAPVPLVLDSGTVIPPANLINIPKTKYFSLKNLQPHLQPQKIERVKEDHGPFLFTPINFGSLERKTMSKSKMDYLWVEGDICEVSMQFINPLPFELHVSNMRLLTNGVVFESIPESITLPAESGPIAVTLAGRPKEIGDLEILGFSTHTLGVKSNCRLRHMEGMIHPQYTIEVIPALPRLDVATSLPQTASFSSGENIVTSASISLYGGESAECTITITNVGQVPIEMIELSVQSTLDTVTEGKIFKWSDENLMTQLPLQPRTSASLTLYLYAATDFIAPVSRNDINSSSYLSQPSSLLSHSGHSSLPSRLSSPSHHTKRQSELTSSFRSGLSSHSGHSSLASTRLSKLAVPLHNSNIIEGQLKIKYSGGSGLAAGYCRISSVFITVEMLPSIHITNWDVLPAETSSQFYLVLDVTNMTNHEMELHYTQSKCIYMEGKEPCRIPVPVDRCPLNKLSMLNGGGDVGELQKVCAEHIASLVDLRWQLLGTESTGKATLSGITLTQDMLDLVRMSPLQWEVTINDTMVKAQDELTCNLGECVSIGIGVCNALEHPLSDLILSINFYQDHHNGVNNYQLDTRLSIAGANKVMLPALQEYGRAYHECRVVFFTAGQYKIDIQCSSKETTPNTPTLCSELINAGHTWRYIPPIEITVDDY